CGTGCTGATCACTTTCCTGATCGGGGCCATCATCGCCCAGCAGGGCTTCTTTCATTTCCGCAGGTTCGGCGCGGAGTCCTACACCGTCGACATGGTCGGCATCCTGGTGCTGCGCGAGCTCGGCGTCCTGATCGTCGCCATCATGGTCGCGGGGCGTTCGGGCAGCGCCTACACCGCCGAGCTCGGCTCGATGAAGATGCGCGAGGAGATCGACGCGCTCTCGACCATGGGCCTCGATCCCGTCCACGTCCTGATCCTACCTCGCGTTGCCGCCCTCGTCATCGCGCTGCCGATCCTCGCTTTCATCGGATCGATTGCCGCGCTCTATGGCGGCGGGCTGGTCGCGCAGTTCTATGGCGACATGCGGCCGGCGATCTACATCGCGCGGCTGCACGAGGCGATCTCCGTCACTCATTTCGAGGTGGGGATCCTCAAGGCGCCGTTCATGGCCCTGGTGATCGGGATCGTTGCGTGCAGCGAGGGCCTGCGCGTGAAGGGCAGCGCCGAGTCGCTCGGGCGGCAGACCACGACGTCGGTGGTGAAGTCGATCTTCCTCGTGATCGTGCTCGACGGCCTGTTCGCGATCTTCTTCGCCTCGATCGGAATGTGACGATGGAGGCGACGCAAGAGGAGTTCGCGATCCGCGTCCGCGACCTCGTGGTCGGCTTCGGCCGCCAGACCGTGCTCGATCACCTGTCGCTCGACGTCCGCCGCGGTGAGATCCTCGGGCTGGTCGGCGCGTCCGGCGGCGGCAAGTCGGTGCTGATGCGGACCATCATCGGCCTCATTCCGCGCCAGGCCGGCACCATCGAAGTGATGGGACAGCCGATCGGCGGCCGCACGGAAGGCGCGGCCACGACATGGGGCATCCTGTTCCAGCAGGGCGCGCTGTTCTCCTCGCTGACGGTCCGGCAGAACATCCAGTTTCCGCTGCGCGAAAACCTGGCGCTGTCGCAGGAGCTGATGGACGAGATCGCGATCGCCAAGCTCGAGATGGTCGGGCTGCGCCCGCAGGATGCCGACAAATATCCGTCGGAGCTTTCCGGCGGCATGACCAAGCGCGTGGCGCTGGCGCGCGCGCTCGCGCTCGATCCGCCGATCCTGTTCCTGGACGAGCCGACCTCCGGCCTCGATCCGATCGCCGCGGGCGATTTCGACGCATTGATCGGGACCTTGCAAAAGACCCTGGGGCTCACCGTGTTCATGGTCACCCATGATCTCGCGAGCCTCACCACCGTCTGCGACCGCGTCGCCGCGCTTGCCGACGGCAGGATCGTCGCGATCGGCCCGATGCGCGAGCTGCTGCAATCCGAGCATCCCTGGGTGCGCGCCTATTTCCACGGCAAGCGCTCGCAAATGCTGCAACACGAGATGAGATGAGACATGGAAACCCGCGCCCCATATGTGCTGATCGGCAGTTTCGTGCTGGCCGCGATCGTTGCGGGGTTCGGCTTCGTCTATTGGCTGAACAACACCGGCGGCATCGGCCCGCGCACGAATTACCACGTGCAATTCCAGGGACCGGTGCCGGGCCTGCTGGTGGGCGCCGGCGTGCTGTTCAACGGCATCCGTGTCGGCGAGGTGACCCAGCTTGGCCTTGCTCCGGACAATCCGCGCTTCGTGAATGCGACAATCTCCGTGGCCTCGACGACGCCGGTGCGCACCGACACCAAGGTCGGGCTCGACTTCCAGGGACTGACCGGCGTGCCGGTGGTGACGCTGGAAGGCGGCACGATCGTTGCCAAATCCGGCGAGCCCGTGACCTTGATCGCGGAGGCCGGCGCAGGCCAGAGCATGACGCAGGCCGCGCGCGATGCACTGCGGCGGGTCGACACCGTGCTCGAGGACAATTCCGGTCCGCTGAAGGACACCATCGCCAACCTCAGGACGTTCTCCGACGGCCTCGCGCGCAACACCGGCAAGATCGACGGCATTTTGGCGGGCCTCGAGAAGATGACCGGTGGCGGAGCGCCCACCCAGAAGATCACCTACGACTTGCGTACGCCG
This is a stretch of genomic DNA from Bradyrhizobium sp. CB2312. It encodes these proteins:
- a CDS encoding ABC transporter permease; translated protein: MNSEPLLLATPSGDVLNLRPEGPWTAANVSTLETLSRSVGADVDRSTAVTLDMSGVSALDTLGAWVLEKLSRRAASSGRSAEFVGVADHFSGLMDEVRQVNRHTLPPAPAPNPVLLRLGDLGKSTVGAREDITIFLQMLGALFMAVIGVLRRPRSLRLTSLVYQLYRIGWQAIPIVVLITFLIGAIIAQQGFFHFRRFGAESYTVDMVGILVLRELGVLIVAIMVAGRSGSAYTAELGSMKMREEIDALSTMGLDPVHVLILPRVAALVIALPILAFIGSIAALYGGGLVAQFYGDMRPAIYIARLHEAISVTHFEVGILKAPFMALVIGIVACSEGLRVKGSAESLGRQTTTSVVKSIFLVIVLDGLFAIFFASIGM
- a CDS encoding ABC-type transport auxiliary lipoprotein family protein, which encodes METRAPYVLIGSFVLAAIVAGFGFVYWLNNTGGIGPRTNYHVQFQGPVPGLLVGAGVLFNGIRVGEVTQLGLAPDNPRFVNATISVASTTPVRTDTKVGLDFQGLTGVPVVTLEGGTIVAKSGEPVTLIAEAGAGQSMTQAARDALRRVDTVLEDNSGPLKDTIANLRTFSDGLARNTGKIDGILAGLEKMTGGGAPTQKITYDLRTPQDLGPAGKTLSASLAIPEPTAVAMLQTQRMLFSPAGDNPGFAEFLWADSIPKLVQARLIDSFENYDIAHAPLRTTDLGQADYQLLIDIRRFRIATEGERRVEIALSARIVDKSGKVVASRVIDASEKLEKVEPAAAVAAFDAAFARIARELIGWTVQAV
- a CDS encoding ABC transporter ATP-binding protein, whose amino-acid sequence is MEATQEEFAIRVRDLVVGFGRQTVLDHLSLDVRRGEILGLVGASGGGKSVLMRTIIGLIPRQAGTIEVMGQPIGGRTEGAATTWGILFQQGALFSSLTVRQNIQFPLRENLALSQELMDEIAIAKLEMVGLRPQDADKYPSELSGGMTKRVALARALALDPPILFLDEPTSGLDPIAAGDFDALIGTLQKTLGLTVFMVTHDLASLTTVCDRVAALADGRIVAIGPMRELLQSEHPWVRAYFHGKRSQMLQHEMR